The stretch of DNA GCGGGTCAAGCATTACTTGTAGATTTTAGGGGTTAGGTTATAGGTATTAGGGGTCAATGCCTAAAGCTAAAAGTCCCGCCGTTTAGGCAGGACTTTTTTTTACTGCTTAAAAGGTTTTTACTTCAGCACGGCGTTCTTGCCGCTCACCGAGCCATTGTGCTCGATAGACACCATATAGCGACCGCTAGGAACCTTTTCGCCATTCCAGGAGACGCTGTTAAAACCAGGCTGGGCATTTTCGGCCACCACGGTGGCCACCACAGCGCCATCGGTATTCATCACCGTAACGGTTGCAGTACCCGCAGACTTCAGGTTAAAGCTGATAGCATTGCGAGAGAAACCCTTCAGCTTGGCAGACCCGGACTTGGCCACATTGGGGTTTGTGGGCCTCGGGGCAAAACCTTCTGCCTTGTCCACATAGATGCCGTTCACATCTTGGGCACTAACGGTTCCCTCTTTCATCAAGGAACCTCGCTTCAGAACAGCCACAAACTGCTTGTCGCCGCTATTGGCGCTAGCATAATTTTCCAGTTCGGCAGCATCAAATTCTTTTTTGTTGTACCAAGATTCCACCTGGGCACTTTCAAATTCCTTCACCGTAATCTGGGCGCGGCGAAGCGTTGCCCTCAAAGTGTCTCCAGAATTAACGAAGGTGATTTCCACAGGCTTGTTGACCTGACCACGAAGCATGGACTTAGATTCTTCGATATCCAGTCCCTTAAGACTGACTCCATCTACAGCCACGATATCGTCACCAGCCTGGATACCCGTCTCTGCGGCAGGTGTTCCCGGAATGACCTCTACCACATGGACTCCCTGAGGAATCTGGTAGATGGTAATACCCACACCGCCGAACTGTTCATCGGCCAAAACCGGAGCCGCAAGGAGCGATGCAGCAAGAGAAACCTTAATTAAACGATTCATGAAATTCTCCTTATATTATCCAAATCTCAATATACAATATTTTTCCGTAATTTCAAAATGAACAAAGCCCCAAAAAGGCATTTTATTTCCAAAAATCAGTCAAATGGACGAATTTCTTCGGATTCTGCGTTCGATTCCGTGTCCGATTCCGCATCTTCTTCATCCTCCTCTTCGTCCTCGTAGTCCTCCATGGTCTTATCACCAGGCACAATGACCAGACCAAGAGTTACAGGCTCCCCCTTCAAGTTCAAGTAAGCCTCCAAATACAAACTTGTAGATAGACGGAGCAGACGAAGGTCCAGCATAGTCCCCCCCTTGTGGATGCTCTTGGGGTTCAAGTTAAAAAACAGGAATTTCTTGTTGATGTACTCAAAACGGTCGCTATCATAGTTGATTTGCCATTCGGAATCCCCGTCGTTTTCTTGACGGTAGGTGCAGCGGTCATTGTCCAAATCACACTCAAAGCTTGCACTTTCTTGATAACGTTTGTTCCACTCGCGGCTAAAGGCACAGCTCTGCACTCGACCAGCACCATTACGATTCTTGTTCAGCTGATCGTTTATCACCACATAATCCATTTTCTGGTTCTTTACCTGGTTATAGACGTTCATCAAAATGATGTAGGCTTCAATATCCTTGGGGCACTTGCCCGACAGTTCCACGTCTTCGTGAGCTTTCAAGAGCGTCTGCTGCAGGTCTATGTCTATAGCGTCAGGAATTTCGCTTTTCTTGATTTTATCAAGGACTTCTTTGGGCGGCACCACCACCACCTTGTCGCCTTTCTTGATGGCATAGCCCAACTGGTCGCGGACATAGTCCAAGCACTGCTGTACGTGGATATGGACCGTATTGGAACCGCCCGATACAAAGTCCACACCGATGCGCACATTCCACTCGCCGGCGCTGTTTCCTGAATTTTTGTCTATTTCACAGAAAGGCTCTTCACGGATACCGTCAATGAATATGATTTTTGCGTTGAGTTTAGTCACCAGAGAGGCTTCGTTATCCAGGGCGCCACCCAAGCTCCAAAAATTGGGATTCTGCCGTAACACCTCGGCAAAAGCTTTGTCGCCATCTAAAGCCGGCAACAAGGAATCGTTGCGGGCATTTTTTTCTTGCAGCAGGGCAGAATATTCCGTGGTTACAGCCATGTTGTGAAAGCCATTACGTGCCGCAGGAGCGGGAGCAGACCAAGCAGACGAAACCAAAATAAAGAACGCAATTAAGAACAAGAGGGAAAATTTCATACAAGAACAATATAAAAAGATGTTTGGGTGTTAAATCCGAATC from Fibrobacter sp. encodes:
- a CDS encoding PDZ domain-containing protein produces the protein MNRLIKVSLAASLLAAPVLADEQFGGVGITIYQIPQGVHVVEVIPGTPAAETGIQAGDDIVAVDGVSLKGLDIEESKSMLRGQVNKPVEITFVNSGDTLRATLRRAQITVKEFESAQVESWYNKKEFDAAELENYASANSGDKQFVAVLKRGSLMKEGTVSAQDVNGIYVDKAEGFAPRPTNPNVAKSGSAKLKGFSRNAISFNLKSAGTATVTVMNTDGAVVATVVAENAQPGFNSVSWNGEKVPSGRYMVSIEHNGSVSGKNAVLK